In Salinigranum marinum, one DNA window encodes the following:
- a CDS encoding class II histone deacetylase, with protein MSTGLVWDEWYMWHDTGSAAAFLPAGGPIQPDTHAENPEPKRRLHNLLDVSGVLDSLVSIDPRPATREELLRFHTPDYVDEVAEQSEGTGGDAGELTPFGPDSYEIARLAAGGVIAATDAVVEGAVDNAYALVRPPGHHAEADVGRGFCLFGNIAVAAMHAQAEHDIDRIAVVDFDVHHGNGTQKAFWDDPSVLPISIHQDNFYPPGEGAVDEVGEGDGHGYTVNVPLPPGSGVGAYETTFERVVLPALDAFEPDLVYLGAGVDSGAIDPLGRMMLHSDGYRELTGLLLDAAEEHCDGRLVAAHEGGYSSAYAPFSGLAIIEELRGETSDVEDPFMPIFGELGYQELQPHQEAVIDDAAGNLDIALR; from the coding sequence ATGAGCACCGGACTCGTCTGGGACGAGTGGTATATGTGGCACGACACGGGTAGTGCCGCGGCGTTTCTCCCGGCCGGGGGGCCGATCCAGCCCGACACGCACGCCGAGAACCCGGAACCGAAGCGCCGGTTGCACAACCTCCTCGACGTGAGCGGCGTGCTCGACAGCCTCGTCTCGATCGATCCGCGGCCGGCGACCCGTGAGGAACTGCTCCGGTTCCACACGCCCGACTACGTCGACGAGGTCGCCGAGCAGAGCGAGGGGACCGGCGGCGACGCGGGTGAACTCACGCCGTTCGGTCCGGACAGTTACGAGATCGCTCGGCTGGCGGCCGGCGGGGTGATAGCGGCGACGGACGCCGTCGTCGAAGGAGCGGTCGACAACGCCTACGCGCTCGTCCGCCCGCCGGGCCACCACGCCGAGGCCGACGTGGGGCGCGGGTTCTGTCTGTTCGGGAACATCGCGGTCGCCGCGATGCACGCCCAGGCCGAACACGACATCGACCGGATCGCCGTCGTCGACTTCGACGTCCACCACGGCAACGGCACGCAGAAGGCGTTCTGGGACGACCCGAGCGTCCTGCCGATCTCGATCCACCAGGACAACTTCTACCCGCCCGGGGAGGGCGCGGTCGACGAGGTCGGCGAGGGTGACGGCCACGGCTACACCGTCAACGTCCCGCTGCCGCCCGGATCGGGCGTCGGCGCGTACGAGACGACGTTCGAACGGGTCGTGTTGCCCGCGCTGGACGCGTTCGAACCGGACCTCGTCTACCTCGGGGCGGGCGTCGACAGCGGCGCGATCGACCCGCTGGGGCGCATGATGCTCCACTCCGACGGCTACCGGGAGCTGACCGGACTGCTGCTCGACGCGGCCGAAGAGCACTGCGACGGGCGGCTCGTCGCCGCCCACGAGGGCGGCTATTCGAGCGCCTACGCGCCGTTTTCCGGACTGGCGATAATCGAGGAACTCCGTGGGGAGACGAGCGACGTCGAGGACCCGTTCATGCCGATCTTCGGCGAACTCGGCTACCAGGAGCTACAGCCGCACCAGGAAGCCGTGATCGACGACGCCGCCGGCAACCTCGACATCGCGCTTCGGTAG
- the hisE gene encoding phosphoribosyl-ATP diphosphatase: protein MSDDADPAGDSAVDADGGETPDAADHDTADVLDSLFATIEARKRDLPEGSYTASLFTHEKGENAVLEKLGEESTEIVLAAKDDDDAELLHESADFVYHLLVLLSTKELDVDDLRDELEARF from the coding sequence ATGAGCGACGACGCTGACCCTGCCGGTGACTCCGCTGTCGACGCCGACGGTGGGGAGACGCCCGACGCCGCGGACCACGATACCGCGGACGTCCTCGACTCCCTGTTCGCGACGATCGAGGCCCGCAAGCGCGACCTCCCCGAGGGGTCGTACACCGCCTCACTGTTCACCCACGAGAAGGGGGAGAACGCTGTCTTGGAGAAGCTCGGCGAGGAGTCGACCGAGATCGTGCTGGCGGCGAAGGACGACGACGACGCGGAGCTGTTGCACGAGTCGGCCGACTTCGTCTACCACCTGCTGGTGCTGTTGTCGACGAAAGAGCTTGACGTGGACGACCTCCGCGACGAACTCGAAGCGCGCTTCTGA
- the pdxT gene encoding pyridoxal 5'-phosphate synthase glutaminase subunit PdxT, with product MLHAGVIAVQGDVSEHADAIERAAAAHGTEATVSEIRQSGTVPDCDVLLMPGGESTTISRLLHQEGIAAEIERHVAAGKPVLATCAGLIVASRDAKDDRVEPLDLLDVTVDRNAFGRQIDSFEAPIDVDGLDDPFPAVFIRAPLIDDVGPDVEVLAEWDGRPVAVRDGPVVGTSFHPELTDDVRLHRLAFFESTPAELSD from the coding sequence ATGTTACACGCGGGCGTCATCGCCGTTCAGGGCGACGTCTCGGAACACGCGGACGCGATCGAACGCGCCGCGGCGGCCCACGGCACCGAGGCGACGGTCTCCGAGATCAGGCAGTCGGGAACCGTCCCCGACTGCGACGTGTTGCTCATGCCCGGCGGCGAGTCGACGACCATCTCCCGACTCCTCCACCAGGAGGGAATCGCGGCCGAGATCGAACGGCACGTCGCCGCCGGCAAACCCGTCCTGGCGACGTGTGCGGGGCTCATCGTCGCCTCGCGCGACGCGAAGGACGACCGGGTCGAGCCGCTCGATCTCCTCGACGTGACCGTCGACCGCAACGCCTTCGGCCGCCAGATCGACAGCTTCGAGGCACCGATCGACGTCGACGGGCTCGACGACCCGTTCCCCGCGGTGTTCATCCGCGCGCCCCTCATCGACGACGTCGGTCCCGACGTCGAGGTGCTCGCCGAGTGGGACGGTCGCCCGGTCGCCGTCCGCGACGGCCCCGTCGTCGGGACGTCGTTCCACCCCGAACTCACCGACGACGTTCGCCTCCACCGGCTGGCCTTCTTCGAGTCGACCCCGGCGGAGCTGTCCGACTGA